Proteins from a single region of Methanotorris igneus Kol 5:
- a CDS encoding ATP-binding protein: MKFFNRDKEIKKILSILGDEPDDIYFLYGPINSGKTALINEIINNRLDKDKYVVFYINLRRYFISKYDDFIEVLFEEYEEDKKPAELIKGLIKDSPLIFGIPIPKNTLETLFSDKSEKNVFKYITNLLLSIKKEDKQPIIIMDELQKIGDLKINGFLIYELFNYFISLTKELHLCHIFCLSSDSLFIEKVYNEAMLNGRAKYLLVDDFDKETALKFMDFLSERILNKKLSNEEKELIYSYVGGKPKDIIYVIKSLKTDKLKEILNYLLNDAKQKLKYFLEDVKEENEELYKKVVDALKIFKESYEVEDITIGKKIREFLVKRNILFLDPIEGILRPQSFLIWNGIKELKR; the protein is encoded by the coding sequence ATGAAGTTCTTTAACAGAGATAAGGAGATTAAGAAGATTTTATCTATATTGGGGGATGAACCAGATGATATTTATTTTCTTTACGGCCCTATAAATAGTGGTAAAACTGCTTTAATTAATGAAATAATTAACAATAGGCTTGATAAAGATAAATATGTGGTATTCTATATAAACCTCAGGAGATACTTTATTTCTAAGTACGATGATTTTATTGAAGTTTTATTCGAAGAATATGAGGAAGATAAAAAGCCAGCTGAATTAATAAAAGGCCTAATTAAAGATTCTCCTTTAATATTCGGAATTCCAATTCCTAAAAATACATTAGAGACTTTATTCTCTGATAAAAGCGAGAAAAATGTGTTTAAGTATATAACAAATCTTTTATTAAGTATAAAGAAAGAAGATAAGCAGCCGATAATTATAATGGATGAACTTCAGAAGATAGGAGATTTAAAAATAAACGGCTTCTTAATTTATGAGCTATTTAATTACTTTATAAGCTTAACCAAAGAACTGCATTTATGTCATATATTTTGCTTAAGTTCAGACAGCCTGTTTATAGAGAAAGTTTATAACGAGGCTATGCTAAATGGAAGGGCCAAATATCTTTTAGTCGATGACTTTGATAAAGAAACCGCCTTAAAATTTATGGATTTTTTATCTGAAAGAATTTTAAATAAAAAGCTTTCCAATGAAGAGAAAGAATTAATTTATAGCTATGTAGGAGGAAAGCCAAAGGATATAATTTATGTTATAAAAAGCTTAAAAACTGATAAACTAAAAGAAATTTTAAACTATCTCTTAAATGATGCCAAACAAAAATTAAAATACTTCTTAGAAGATGTTAAAGAGGAAAATGAAGAACTTTATAAAAAAGTAGTTGATGCTTTAAAAATATTTAAGGAAAGCTATGAGGTTGAAGATATAACAATAGGGAAAAAAATTAGAGAGTTTTTAGTTAAGAGAAATATTTTATTTTTAGATCCTATTGAAGGGATTTTAAGGCCGCAGAGTTTTTTGATTTGGAATGGGATAAAAGAGTTAAAAAGGTGA
- a CDS encoding ATP-binding protein, translating to MEFFNREKEIKITLSIIEDEPDDTYFIYGPINSGKTTLINEIINNKLNKDKYVVFYINLRRYFISKYDDFIALLFKEYSEDKKPLELIKGLIKDSPLIFGIPIPKNTLEILLSKNEEVNVFDYITNFLLDIKKEGKQPIIILDELQKIGDLKINGFLIYELFNYFISLTKEMHLSHVFCLSSDSLFIERVYNEAVLNGRAKYLLVDDFDKETAMKFMDFLSERILNKKLSNEEKELIYSYVGGKPKDIIYVIKRLRVENLKEILDYLLNDAKQKLDMLLEVLDYSTPKVVVGDKEVEVKKEDIINALRLFKEKYMINKKEIPTPVYMYLVKKNILFLNPVEGTLRPQSFLIWNGIKRLI from the coding sequence ATGGAATTCTTTAACCGAGAGAAGGAGATTAAAATAACCCTCTCAATTATTGAAGATGAGCCAGATGATACATATTTTATCTATGGCCCCATAAATAGTGGAAAAACAACTTTAATTAATGAAATAATTAACAATAAGTTGAATAAAGATAAATACGTAGTGTTTTACATAAATCTTAGGAGATATTTTATTTCCAAGTATGATGATTTTATTGCTTTACTTTTTAAAGAATATTCAGAAGATAAAAAACCATTAGAGTTAATAAAAGGCTTAATAAAAGATTCTCCTCTAATATTTGGAATTCCAATTCCTAAAAATACCTTAGAGATTTTACTATCAAAGAATGAAGAGGTTAATGTCTTTGATTATATAACAAATTTTTTATTAGATATTAAAAAAGAAGGAAAACAACCGATAATTATTTTAGATGAACTTCAGAAGATAGGGGATTTAAAAATAAACGGTTTCTTAATTTATGAGCTATTTAATTACTTTATAAGCTTAACCAAAGAGATGCACCTTAGCCATGTGTTTTGTTTATCTTCTGATTCTTTATTTATTGAGAGAGTTTATAACGAGGCTGTGCTAAATGGAAGGGCTAAGTATCTTTTAGTTGATGACTTTGATAAAGAGACAGCAATGAAGTTTATGGATTTTTTATCTGAAAGAATTTTAAATAAAAAGCTTTCCAATGAAGAGAAAGAATTAATTTATAGCTATGTAGGAGGAAAGCCAAAGGATATAATTTATGTTATTAAAAGGTTAAGAGTTGAGAATTTAAAAGAAATCTTGGATTATCTATTAAATGATGCTAAACAGAAGTTAGATATGCTTTTAGAGGTTTTAGATTATTCTACACCAAAGGTCGTAGTTGGAGATAAAGAAGTTGAGGTTAAAAAAGAGGACATAATTAATGCATTAAGATTATTCAAAGAGAAATATATGATAAATAAAAAGGAAATTCCAACGCCTGTTTATATGTATTTAGTTAAGAAGAATATCTTATTTTTAAATCCTGTTGAAGGAACTTTAAGACCACAGAGTTTTTTAATCTGGAATGGGATAAAGAGATTGATTTAA